From Limnothrix sp. FACHB-406, the proteins below share one genomic window:
- a CDS encoding HAS-barrel domain-containing protein, giving the protein MRLPLPQFAQRDRPSHHLAEVIETATTEYLAQCLEPETLSFPTMPPFGSWVRSRDEDSGNQIYGVVYHATTAPIDSVHRAQALGLSLEDLREQQPQIFSMLRTEFRVAIVGFVPLESLNPDAIGTEGVNPGAIANLLQAGAKLINGPIYQHLPPRPPQIHQAVYGCDRQEVVEFTAKMDFLRTLLQMSGTPTDALIAATLREVYRLRQGDRPWLVQAGRALSVLLKDDYDRLRAILGQVHLSP; this is encoded by the coding sequence ATGCGTTTACCCCTGCCGCAATTTGCCCAGCGCGATCGTCCGTCCCATCACCTGGCGGAAGTGATTGAAACGGCCACGACGGAATATTTGGCCCAATGTTTGGAGCCAGAAACCCTTAGTTTTCCGACCATGCCGCCCTTTGGCAGTTGGGTGCGATCGCGCGATGAGGATTCCGGCAATCAGATCTATGGGGTGGTTTATCACGCCACCACCGCCCCGATCGACTCCGTACACCGGGCCCAGGCCTTGGGGCTGTCCCTGGAAGATTTGCGCGAACAACAGCCGCAGATTTTTTCCATGTTGCGCACGGAGTTTCGGGTAGCGATCGTGGGGTTTGTGCCGCTGGAGTCCTTGAATCCCGACGCGATCGGGACAGAAGGCGTGAACCCAGGGGCGATCGCCAACCTCCTGCAAGCGGGGGCCAAACTGATCAACGGCCCGATCTATCAACATTTGCCCCCTCGCCCACCCCAAATTCACCAGGCGGTGTATGGGTGCGATCGCCAAGAGGTGGTGGAATTCACCGCCAAAATGGACTTTTTGCGGACTTTGTTGCAAATGAGCGGCACGCCCACCGATGCGTTGATTGCCGCCACGCTGCGGGAGGTTTATCGGCTGCGACAGGGCGATCGCCCCTGGTTGGTGCAGGCGGGCCGTGCCCTCAGCGTTCTGCTCAAGGATGATTACGATCGCCTGCGAGCGATCCTCGGCCAAGTTCATCTCAGTCCCTAA
- a CDS encoding response regulator transcription factor, giving the protein MPRILVIDDDPAISELVSVNLEMAGYDVNQTTDGIKGQALALQLMPDLILLDIMLPKVDGFTVCQRLRRDERTADIPVLMLTALGQTQHKVEGFNAGADDYLTKPFEVEEMLARVRALLRRTDRIPQAAKHSEILSYGPLTLVPERFEAIWFDKTVKLTHLEFELLHCLLQRHGQTVAPSEILKEVWGYDPNDDIETIRVHVRHLRTKLEPDPRHPRYIKTVYGAGYCLELPAQDDRAVETVADTASV; this is encoded by the coding sequence ATGCCGCGCATTCTCGTTATTGACGACGATCCAGCCATTTCCGAACTGGTATCCGTCAACCTAGAAATGGCCGGCTATGACGTGAACCAAACCACCGATGGCATCAAGGGCCAAGCCCTAGCGCTCCAACTCATGCCCGACTTGATCTTGTTGGACATTATGTTGCCCAAGGTTGATGGGTTCACCGTTTGTCAGCGGCTGCGACGCGATGAACGCACCGCCGATATTCCAGTGCTGATGCTGACAGCGCTGGGGCAAACACAACATAAAGTTGAAGGCTTCAATGCAGGGGCAGACGATTACTTAACCAAGCCCTTTGAAGTGGAAGAAATGTTGGCGCGGGTGCGGGCCCTGTTGCGACGCACCGATCGCATTCCCCAAGCCGCCAAGCATAGCGAAATCCTGAGCTACGGCCCCTTAACCCTGGTTCCTGAACGGTTTGAGGCCATTTGGTTTGACAAAACCGTGAAGCTCACTCACCTGGAATTTGAGCTGTTGCATTGCCTGTTGCAGCGCCACGGTCAAACCGTTGCCCCCAGCGAAATTCTCAAGGAAGTTTGGGGTTACGATCCCAACGATGACATTGAAACCATTCGAGTTCACGTGCGACATTTGCGCACCAAGCTAGAACCCGATCCCCGCCATCCGCGCTACATCAAAACCGTTTATGGTGCGGGTTACTGTCTGGAATTGCCGGCCCAGGACGATCGCGCCGTGGAAACCGTGGCCGACACAGCTTCGGTTTAA
- the bchB gene encoding ferredoxin:protochlorophyllide reductase (ATP-dependent) subunit B: MKLAYWMYAGPAHIGTLRIASSFQKVHAIMHAPLGDDYFNVMRSMLERERDYTPVTTSVVDRNVLAQGSQEKVVDNIVRKDREEAPDLIVLTPTCTSSILQEDLQNFVARAQLDAKGDVLFADVNHYRVNELQAADQTLQQIVKFYIEKARKVGDLQTQKTDRPSVNILGVTTLGFHNRHDCTELKRLMADLGITVNAVIPDGASVEELKQLPRAWFNLVPYREIGGLTAQYLQTEFQMPLVDITPMGIVETARCIRSIQAVLNSQGEPVNYEGFIDEQTRFASQAAWFTRSIDCQNLTGKKAVVFGDNTHAAAMTKILDREMGIQVVLAGTYCQYDADWFRDQVSEYCDRVLITDDHTQVANAIAEIEPAAIFGTQMERHVGKRLDIPCGVIAAPVHIQNFPVGYRPYLGYEGANQVVDLVYNSFTLGMEDHLLEIFGGHDTKEVITKSVSTDSELNWSRDGLTELNRVPGFVRGKVKRNTEKFARDRGLTQITAEVLYAAKEAVGA, translated from the coding sequence ATGAAATTAGCCTATTGGATGTATGCCGGGCCGGCTCACATTGGAACGTTGCGGATTGCCAGTTCTTTTCAAAAAGTCCATGCCATCATGCACGCCCCACTGGGGGACGACTATTTCAATGTGATGCGATCGATGCTGGAACGGGAGCGAGACTATACCCCTGTCACCACTAGCGTGGTCGATCGCAACGTTTTGGCCCAAGGCTCCCAAGAAAAAGTTGTTGATAATATTGTTCGCAAAGATCGAGAAGAAGCGCCCGATTTAATTGTGCTGACTCCCACTTGCACTTCAAGCATTTTGCAAGAGGATTTGCAAAATTTTGTGGCCCGGGCCCAGTTGGATGCTAAGGGCGATGTGCTCTTTGCTGATGTGAATCACTACCGCGTGAACGAATTGCAAGCGGCGGATCAGACCCTTCAGCAAATCGTCAAGTTCTACATTGAAAAAGCCCGCAAAGTGGGTGATTTGCAAACCCAAAAGACCGATCGCCCTTCGGTGAATATTTTGGGAGTGACCACGCTGGGATTTCATAATCGCCACGATTGCACAGAACTGAAGCGATTGATGGCGGATTTGGGAATTACGGTGAATGCGGTGATTCCCGATGGGGCTTCGGTGGAAGAACTGAAACAGTTGCCCCGGGCTTGGTTTAATTTGGTTCCTTACCGTGAAATTGGCGGGCTGACGGCGCAATATTTGCAAACGGAATTTCAGATGCCGCTTGTGGATATCACGCCGATGGGGATTGTGGAAACGGCCCGCTGCATTCGATCGATCCAAGCCGTGCTGAACAGTCAGGGCGAACCGGTGAACTATGAAGGGTTTATTGATGAACAAACCCGATTTGCTTCGCAAGCCGCTTGGTTCACTCGTTCGATCGATTGTCAAAACCTAACGGGTAAAAAAGCCGTGGTGTTTGGTGACAACACCCACGCGGCGGCCATGACCAAAATCCTGGACCGGGAAATGGGAATTCAGGTGGTTTTGGCGGGCACTTACTGTCAGTATGATGCCGATTGGTTCCGGGATCAGGTCAGTGAATATTGCGATCGGGTTTTAATTACCGATGACCATACCCAGGTGGCCAACGCGATCGCAGAAATTGAACCGGCCGCCATCTTTGGCACGCAAATGGAGCGCCACGTGGGCAAGCGATTAGATATCCCTTGTGGTGTAATTGCGGCTCCGGTTCATATTCAGAATTTCCCCGTTGGCTATCGACCCTATTTGGGCTACGAGGGAGCCAATCAGGTGGTGGATTTGGTTTATAACTCCTTCACCTTGGGCATGGAAGATCATTTGCTGGAAATCTTTGGCGGCCACGACACCAAGGAAGTGATTACCAAGTCTGTTTCCACGGATTCGGAGCTGAATTGGAGTCGCGATGGGCTGACGGAGTTGAACCGTGTGCCGGGTTTTGTGCGGGGCAAGGTGAAGCGCAATACGGAAAAATTTGCGCGCGATCGGGGACTGACGCAAATTACCGCTGAAGTGCTCTATGCCGCCAAGGAAGCCGTTGGCGCATAG
- a CDS encoding HAD-IIB family hydrolase → MVFATTAPRWVLATDLDGTFLHGSQADRAAFYQRIEQQRDRLILVFVTGRHWQLIEPLWSGDCPVPQPDFVIGDVGTTVYDGQGRPIETIQSEIANRWNCANDRVKCLLAGEPGLSLQRGEFAYRVSYDYDPQLLRQATLNLIQAAGFDVIMSADRYLDVMPKGVAKGSTLQRLAKLERWPGDRIITAGDSLNDLNLLAAGYRAIAVGNSEPKLLAALGDRPTLYHSPYPGLLGIMDGFRHWQVDLF, encoded by the coding sequence ATGGTTTTTGCAACGACCGCGCCCCGTTGGGTGCTGGCGACGGATTTGGACGGAACCTTTCTGCACGGCTCCCAGGCCGATCGCGCTGCGTTTTATCAACGGATTGAACAACAGCGCGATCGGCTGATTTTGGTTTTCGTGACCGGTCGCCATTGGCAGCTCATTGAACCGCTGTGGTCGGGCGATTGCCCAGTGCCCCAACCGGATTTTGTGATTGGTGATGTGGGCACAACGGTCTATGACGGTCAGGGCCGCCCGATCGAAACCATCCAATCGGAAATCGCCAATCGCTGGAATTGCGCGAACGATCGGGTCAAGTGCTTGCTGGCGGGGGAGCCGGGTCTCTCGTTGCAGCGCGGGGAATTTGCCTACCGCGTGTCCTATGACTACGACCCGCAATTATTGCGGCAAGCCACGCTGAACCTGATCCAGGCGGCCGGTTTTGATGTGATTATGTCCGCCGATCGCTATTTGGATGTGATGCCCAAGGGCGTTGCCAAAGGATCTACCCTGCAACGACTGGCCAAGCTGGAGCGCTGGCCGGGCGATCGAATCATCACCGCTGGAGACAGCCTCAATGATTTGAACCTGTTGGCGGCGGGCTACCGGGCGATCGCCGTGGGCAACAGTGAACCCAAGCTGCTGGCGGCATTGGGCGATCGGCCCACCCTCTACCACAGTCCCTATCCTGGCCTCTTGGGCATTATGGATGGGTTCCGCCATTGGCAAGTGGACTTGTTTTGA
- a CDS encoding NAD(P)H dehydrogenase subunit NdhS, with protein MILPGSAVRVINPNDTYYQFQGQVQRVTDGKVAVLFEGGNWDKLVTFRFSELETVDATAGRGKK; from the coding sequence ATGATCCTGCCCGGTTCCGCAGTCCGTGTCATTAACCCCAACGACACCTACTATCAATTTCAAGGTCAAGTGCAGCGCGTGACCGATGGCAAAGTGGCCGTGCTGTTTGAGGGTGGCAACTGGGATAAATTGGTCACCTTCCGGTTCTCGGAACTGGAGACGGTGGATGCCACGGCTGGTCGCGGCAAAAAGTAA
- the proB gene encoding glutamate 5-kinase, whose amino-acid sequence MRPIVLKIGTSSLTQPDSGRLALSTIATLVEVICDLRDRGYPVVLVSSGAVGVGCARLGLTERPKAIAQKQAVAAVGQGRLMRVYDDLFSQFDQPIAQVLLTRGDLAQRSRYINAYSTFQELLRMGAIPIVNENDTVAVDELKFGDNDTLSALVASLVEAEWLFLLTDVDRLYSADPRQNPNAEPIRLVEQMSDLEALELDIGGRGSQWGTGGMATKITAAQIGTSAGVRVVITDGSQPRNLLKILEGADIGTQFAPQPQATSARKRWIAHGLIPAGKLYLDSGAVRAICTGGGSLLAAGVRDLEGEFQPQDAVQLCDLEGREVARGLVNFSHEALEKICGKRSDEIAAILGHDAPETVVHRDNLVLAS is encoded by the coding sequence CTGGCCTTGTCCACGATCGCCACGCTGGTGGAAGTGATTTGTGATCTGCGCGATCGGGGCTATCCCGTGGTGCTGGTGTCGTCGGGAGCGGTGGGGGTGGGCTGTGCGCGGTTGGGGCTGACGGAACGGCCCAAGGCGATCGCCCAGAAACAGGCCGTGGCCGCCGTGGGCCAAGGGCGACTGATGCGGGTCTATGACGATCTGTTTAGTCAGTTTGACCAGCCGATCGCCCAAGTGTTGCTGACGCGGGGAGACTTGGCCCAGCGCAGTCGCTACATCAACGCCTACAGCACCTTTCAAGAACTGCTGCGGATGGGAGCCATCCCGATCGTCAATGAAAACGACACGGTGGCCGTGGATGAGTTGAAATTTGGCGATAACGACACCCTTTCGGCCTTGGTGGCCAGCTTGGTGGAAGCGGAGTGGCTGTTTTTGCTCACGGATGTCGATCGGCTCTATTCCGCCGACCCGCGCCAAAATCCCAACGCGGAACCCATTCGCCTGGTGGAGCAAATGTCTGATTTGGAGGCGTTGGAGCTGGACATTGGCGGCCGTGGCTCCCAGTGGGGAACCGGCGGCATGGCCACCAAAATCACCGCCGCCCAAATTGGCACCAGTGCCGGGGTTCGCGTGGTGATCACGGACGGCAGCCAACCGCGTAACTTGTTGAAAATCTTGGAGGGGGCGGATATTGGCACGCAGTTTGCGCCCCAACCCCAGGCCACCAGCGCCCGCAAGCGGTGGATCGCCCATGGCCTGATTCCAGCGGGCAAGCTTTATCTCGACTCCGGGGCGGTGCGGGCCATCTGCACGGGCGGTGGATCCCTGTTAGCAGCGGGAGTTCGGGATTTGGAAGGGGAGTTTCAACCCCAAGATGCGGTGCAGCTCTGTGATTTAGAAGGGCGGGAGGTGGCTCGCGGCCTGGTGAATTTCAGCCATGAGGCGCTGGAGAAAATCTGTGGCAAGCGATCGGACGAAATTGCCGCAATTTTGGGGCATGATGCGCCGGAAACGGTGGTGCATCGGGATAACTTGGTGCTGGCCAGCTAA